DNA sequence from the Manihot esculenta cultivar AM560-2 chromosome 11, M.esculenta_v8, whole genome shotgun sequence genome:
ATCTGCGTGTGTATGTAAATTCAATTATTTGACAATTCCTTTCCCATGTCGGCTAAGACGCCTATCAAAATTCCTTCTTAATTGGGCACTCCTTGTTTTGCTAATCACAATTCTATATAAAAAtgccaaattttaaaataataattttcctataaatattaattattataattttttttcttgcatGCGTTCAGTTTCTGCTTTCAGTTACTATCACTCATGGGGATATTATCAATATTTTTCTCCAAAGTATCCGGTCTCTCAAGTTCCTTTAAGCTTTTCTTTCAATAAGAATCTCGTGCGTTTCGATTTCTTTAAGCTTGTTTCTTCTCTAAAAATAATGTTGGGCccttagattttattattatggGTGAAGAGTATttaatgtaaatttaaaaaaattaatttaattaatttaatttttaatttgatttttattattttttatttgatttttattatttttgatttgatttttatttttaaaaaatgcaattactttaatttaatttaattttaataaaaaaattaataaaatcaaactaaaaataacactaaaaataagatattaaaaaatataaaaaaattattaaaaatttcaataatcaaATCCAACTTAATTATATCGATTTGATTCTTAAAATCTATTTCTTAATTCAAAATCACTATTACTCAAAAGAATTAGTTGCCTGCTATATATTTATTTCCAAATTTTAATTCAGATCCTGCCATGGAAAAAACTCAAATTCTACGGATAAACTTTCCAGAGATGGAAATTTCTGAATTTtgatatacataaaaaataaatgcaaGTTGTCTTCATCTTTTACTTTCATATATATCATCTAATCTTCTAGGAAATTTGAACCGATCGAGTAGTTCTCATTTTCAATTACTTCTAACTCTTCAAACtgaattctaattttaattaatatacgaTTCATTTAAAAAGTCAAAGTTTAATACGATTAGAGGAGAGCATTTATcggtttgaatttaaaaatcaaactgaatcaatcaattttgatttaattgctCGGTTAATCAAAatattcgattcagttcggttaatattttttaatttattcgatttttagttcgatttaaacatgttaaataatcaataaattgaataatcaattttatttatactttaattatttgaaatactgattttatatgtatttttaaattttatatagatttatataaatttttttaaattttatatagatttatataaattttttaaagtattatCGTTATATATTCagaaaatatttattgataaatttatgtgaaatgtttattaaattattctattgaaattaaaagaaaaaattacagatttcggtttgaaataatcaaaccgaactgaattgatttttattgattcgattcgattcgattatattttcataatcaatttttttgatttttaataattttataatttaatttttatttttttcaattcgattcggttcaaaatcaaatcgatcGATTGTATAACCCTaacagttttattttttatcttattttctgTCAACAAGTTAATGTTTTTTTATAAGACTAAACTTTGTGaaaaatatcttatatttaaaaaatattttttaataaaataaaaaaataaaatataagtgattttgttatataattaataattaagaaatgaaaaacatttaatactaaaattattttaaaaaaaataaaagataatgttAAATTATTAGCTATATATGGTAATCCTTTTATTAGGGAGAAGTGCTCATTtagcaaaagaaaataataataataatataaaagataGAATCTTTTACTCATTTGACAAGAAGAACCATTAATTCTATTCTCTCCTCCTTCTATATAAGGAGGCAATATGAGGCATAGAACCATGAAGAAACAATCCATGGAGGCCAGGATTCAACAATCAAGAACAAGAGAAGAAGCAACGATGAAGAGCTCTTTTTCTTCTCAATGCCAAATCTCCAAACcatttgaagaaaaagaagaggctCAGGTTTTCAGCAGCGAGGAAGAAAGAGCTGTGGTTACAGAGAATAAATCTGCAGAAAAACTAGAGAGAAATCAATCCATGGACATAAATGAAAGTGCAGAAGCATTCATCAAGAATTTCAGGAAGCAACTTTTGATCCAGAGGCTTGAATCCATTGAGAATTACGAGAAAATGCTGGAAAGAGGTGTTAATTAAGTTGTGATATATTATAGATTTGGATTATTTCATCATCTGTATGATTGAGAGACAAAACATGTATAAGaatattaacaataataatCAACTGGGTAATATGGGAATTtcctttttatgtattaaatattatttttatttcctcCATCTCTGGCTTGTCTTCTATCTTCTCTCTGAAGCTCAGGGAATTTGTAATTTTGACTTTTGTTTTGTgaaattgcttttttttttttgattatCTATATGAGATGAAAAGAAATCCATCCCTTTACTAATTCAGttctatctatttttatttttttgtccaAATTAATCCAAAAGTTTATATGTGAAGCTCAATGAAAACCAAAAATCAAGGAATTGAGCTTCTTGATTTTTGgactaaataaaagaaattaagaaaTTCAGTCCAAAATCATGGAATTGAGGTTCTTAATTATTTAGCAAAGTTAATAAATCAAGAAATTTAGACGATATATGTTTAATTTTAGGCTAAATTGAAACTTTTAAGCTAATTTGGGAAAAAAGTGATGAGGACTAAATTGAACTTTTTCTATAAATACAGGGATGAAATTGGGCATTCAGCCATCACTGATCCGACATGTTAATTTGAATCAAgtgaattttataaaagtttatctTGCAACTAGATGGAAGAAtcatgaaaatgaaaattttcaatttaaagatTTGTAAATGATATTCTGAGATTTAAAAAATAGGATTTATAGTAATtgtataaatttgaaaaaagaaaaatatgttcccttttatccatttttcttttatatgtgATGACGTCTAACCGCTCTTCTGCTACAACAGTACTACTTGTCTCTGTCTCTGTTATCTAAATTGTACTGATACGTCAGAACCCCACTAAATACTacacggccatttaattctcccggcACGCATGTGAACAAAGTTGCGAAATGATTGGCTAGCTATTCTCCTTCATGTCAGTCACCGGACTGGATTGTTTCTTGTTGGATCTGGGCTTATGATAGGCTCAGCCTACCCATGTGTTCGGATCAGAACTTACGATACTAGGTCGGTCTGTCTAAGAAAAGTTTGATGAACTTTGGGTGTACCTTTTTCTTTAGAGTTTGACCTTGTCTGCAGATATAAAAAACCGGCGATCATTGGTACATATTATGATGAATAATTTATAGATAGGTATTTTAGTCctataacaaaaattattttatccacCTAATCGATTTATATTTGAGTACTCACTTCATCGATATCCCAAAAACGcagataataaatttaaattaaattaactaataTGTTAAGAATAACTGTTATGACTCGTATGGTTTGACCTACTAATTAAAGGAATAATACTTAAATCAAACAAATGCATGAAGGTCTTAGGCATACTGCTCTTCATGGAATCCTGCTTGCAAGAGTCATTGTTAAATTCAATTTTGATGTTGTGAGTTAGAGCTGCAGAGTGCAGACTTTATCCACACATTGAAGTTTCCGTTGCAAAAGGTtacaatcaatttatttttgaagGTGATCTTCAATCAGTTATCAATAGTTGATGtgtagttaaattttaatattattctaGTGATTTTTCTTCATTTCATGCTActttttagttaaattatttaggaGTAAGGAAGATTTAGAAACTAGCTAAATATatggatttttaaaaaaaataaaaattagaaattagagAGCAGAATATGAAACTTGTCAGATTTATTCAAATAcacatattatcaaattaaatttgtgaGTGCAACTAAATACATGATTAAcactatatttattaattaaataaatataattgataCAGTTATGAATGCAAAATTCAATTCaggattcaatttaaataagtattttttattttattatttttttatttttttattattattctaaaattatttaacactttcttttattatagtaatatataattaactattataattctatttaattttatattatttctaaattattctatcattaattattatcttTCTAAATAagtattcaaaatattttttaatatttaataaaatttaatatttttaagataatataattaaaaaattaataaaataaatgattttttaatatgtgtaaaaaatttatattcagaaaataattttttataaaaatgaataaattattataattaaattctcatatattttttattcatttataaatatattttttaatataaattatcgataaattatttatgatttattaTAGAGTTGACTTTTAGAAAAACTTATTTTCGCTATTATTGTAATATgtaaatctataaaaaaatattaaaataatataatattttaatatagaatttacaattgaaatttttttttaaatattctaacccattaaaaattattttcatataatttcaatcgtataaataaattagtaactaaataaaaaaaattataacttaataataaaaatgatatataaaaataaattaaataatgaatgaataccctaaaaaaaatttaagtggaaacttgaatttgaaattttgaaaataaattttttggattatgagggattaaataataaaaattttttgataaataaattaaaaaatttaaaattataaaatataatgatgatttaattaaataattttaaaataaaaatgagtggataaattttttaaatataaaaaatttaatgataaatttttatgtttttaaaaaaattatctacaCACTcttaaaaagatttaaaaatttcaggGAGCCCACAGCTGTTTGGTCATAAATGGGTCCGTGAAAGtaccatatttatttatttattaaatatatttaattatctaCATGGGAGTTCCACTAAAAAATTACCCCTAAACAATTACATCGGTTGTTTCCAATTAGATAGTCACCTCTCATCTGGCATAGATCATATATGCATTTACGTTTTGTTTGTAGGAAAATGACTTGCATGTTGATGCCAAAGGCAATTCAGGTCTTTGTCCGCTTTGCTCATGATCTACGTATTCGAAGGCTATACAAAATTGAGATGCCGTGAGCTCTGCCTGTCACTCCTGACAACTGTGAATTCTTCATCTCAAGTCTATAATTTCTTGTGCTTTGGTCCGTTTTGGCTGCTTTTTATGGTGTGCTTCAGAACTGCAGCTAGGAGTTTGGCGAAAATGACCTCCCTCTCGGGTAGGGTTTAGATATTTGTGGTTTGGTTTTCTTAATTGgatttttttctttctgtttGATTTATCTTGTTGCAATTGAACCTAATTTCTGCAGGCTTGATGTAACCTCTTTTGAATTATTTGCCCAGATGAGTCCAGTAATGCAAATTAAATTTCTTTGCGGGTTCAAAGGGTACGCATTTACGTTTCAAAAGCCATAACCATTTTCCATCAAACACTTGTTTTGCCTTTTCTGGTTTGAAACTAGACACTTGTCGTCTCGTCGGCATTACCATTACTAAGTTTGTCGTTTCTGCAATTGTTGGACTCTTATGGAACTCTTTGCTCTTGCATTCTTAAAATCTTACAAGCACTGTTGAGGCAAATTTAACAAGAATGACCGTAGACATTGAAATGAAGGACATTTTGCATTTATCTTATAATCTTATTGTTAACAAAAGACTCGAAcaagtaaaaaaagaaacaaaaggaaCACATTACACAATAGACAACGAAGACCCCATCTCTTAGGCCGACAATTTTATTGACAAATTACACCAAATGCTGAGCCTATTGCTAGCCTCTACTTCTCTCTACTGCTGGACCACCTGCTGCATCTGCTGCTTGTTATGCTGTATTGTCGGAAGATTCACAAGAGAGCACGATCGTGCCATCTCTCCTCCTAGAGGGATCACAGGGAGACTATCACAGTTGCATATTTCAATCATGAATCCATCTGGATCATGAAAGAAAAGTTGATCCACATGGATTCCACCTTCCTCCACCATGCTTCGCACGTACTTGATTCCCATGTCCTTCAGCTTCTTCTCCACTGCCCCCATGCTCTCACACTGCAGCATACAATATTTAATAAGTTTGACAGCTAATGATTAATTCACGAGTTCACCTAAGCTAACAATAGAATATATGATTTCTAGCAGCTACCACATCCTTTTCAGGATTTATAGTCTTTAGATTCTTATATTTGGATACTTGTTTTGTTTCCTCATCCACCAGTAGAGAACAAAATAGAGATTATGATTTCTCCAAGCAATCTCTATTGCCAAAACTTGACTAGCTAAAATTTCAGGAAAACCCAAATTTTCTTATGCTAATAGCAAAGTGGTCCCAAGTCCCCACGAGTTGCCCTGCATAATTATGATAGTGAGAAAATTGAGAGAAATAATTGAGAACCCTGATCAAGGTCAGGAGAAATTATTCCATGTGAATTGTGATGAGACCCACATAAATCCATGGATAATGATCACAGTAAAACCAGAATCATGCCTTCATTTGTAGAAAATAGGCAAAAAGGAAACTACTGCGTTGATACTTGTAGCCATTGGATGCAGAATCAGCAGGTTAAGTGTCACATTGGTcatgattttctttttctcatgtAGACAAAGCAATTGGAGTCTGTCAGATTATGGGAACTCCAAAATGGTAATCTAAATTATAGAAAGGTTAGAATTTATTCAATTTGGAAAATAAGATCATCCCTTGCAATAGATGACCATTGCATTGAAAACTTGATTTTCACTTGCAGCATCATATTTTGTCATTTTGGACTTTTTTATTATAGGATTCCTCCACAAGTTCcacaacaaaacaaaaaaagccACTAGGTGGTGACTATCAAGCCTGAACCAGATAGAACATGTCTTGGTTCATTGTTCACATCTATAATACATCTGATACCTCAAAAACACAAAAAAGAATCAAATAatcttttaaaatcaaattaaaaccttaaaaacacAGAAAAACTAAATGAAAATTACCTGGAAAGACATATGATTGT
Encoded proteins:
- the LOC110626948 gene encoding uncharacterized protein LOC110626948 — its product is MRHRTMKKQSMEARIQQSRTREEATMKSSFSSQCQISKPFEEKEEAQVFSSEEERAVVTENKSAEKLERNQSMDINESAEAFIKNFRKQLLIQRLESIENYEKMLERGVN
- the LOC110625765 gene encoding metallothiol transferase FosB; this translates as MKQNMENPLHLKSLNHISLLCRSVEKSIDFYQNVLGFVPIRRPGSFDFDGAWLFGYGIGIHLLQSEDPENMPKKSIINPKDNHMSFQCESMGAVEKKLKDMGIKYVRSMVEEGGIHVDQLFFHDPDGFMIEICNCDSLPVIPLGGEMARSCSLVNLPTIQHNKQQMQQVVQQ